A region from the Hypericibacter adhaerens genome encodes:
- a CDS encoding DUF6655 family protein translates to MKRLVLPSLAVALALCGCTTERESNPDRTATEQLLISTAAERAADKLAAQMPVGGKVFVDATNFDGVDAKYAIAAIRANLLKHGSELVDDKGKADNIVEIRAGALSMDQNALLIGIPQVTLPIPLAGQVSTPEIALFKRDRRQGIAKFAAVGYSAADGHMVAFSEPEYGQSYETHWLVLLLIGWTSSDVGPENDPDHPPPPH, encoded by the coding sequence ATGAAACGTCTCGTCCTGCCCAGCTTGGCGGTTGCGCTGGCGCTCTGCGGCTGCACCACCGAACGCGAATCCAATCCCGACCGGACGGCCACGGAGCAGCTGCTGATCTCGACGGCGGCCGAGCGCGCGGCCGACAAGCTCGCGGCGCAGATGCCGGTCGGCGGCAAGGTGTTCGTCGATGCCACGAACTTCGACGGCGTCGACGCGAAATATGCGATCGCCGCCATCCGCGCCAACCTCCTCAAGCATGGCAGCGAACTCGTGGACGACAAGGGCAAGGCGGACAATATCGTCGAGATCCGTGCCGGCGCCCTGTCGATGGACCAGAACGCGCTCCTGATCGGCATTCCGCAGGTCACCCTGCCGATCCCGCTCGCCGGCCAGGTCAGCACGCCCGAGATCGCCCTCTTCAAGCGCGACCGGCGCCAGGGCATCGCCAAGTTTGCCGCCGTCGGCTACAGCGCGGCCGACGGGCATATGGTGGCGTTCTCCGAGCCCGAATACGGCCAGTCCTACGAGACCCACTGGCTGGTGCTGCTGCTGATCGGCTGGACCAGCAGCGATGTGGGCCCCGAGAACGATCCCGATCATCCGCCGCCGCCGCATTGA
- a CDS encoding protein-methionine-sulfoxide reductase heme-binding subunit MsrQ, whose amino-acid sequence MAPWYDRAGRLSLLKLLVFIGLFLPAIWLAGLALTQSLGARPLNTAIHFAGLWMVRFLLLTLAVTPARKLFRWAQLILVRRMLGVAAFAYGLLHLALYVVDQNLDLARVVSEIWLRIYLTIGFVALFGLMLLAITSTDGWVRRLGGKRWQGLHRIVYPVAVLGLIHFFMQSKLNIFDAALMSGFFLWLMGYRIWDRWGEIGSIPSLLMLGVLSALATAFAEYGWYAVATQVPAIKVLAANLGVAAGIRPAWWVLIVSLGVTALVALRRGLMKKAQPKTSPKLAMDRASS is encoded by the coding sequence ATGGCGCCTTGGTACGACCGCGCGGGGCGCCTGTCGCTCCTCAAGCTCCTCGTCTTCATCGGCCTGTTCCTGCCGGCGATCTGGCTGGCGGGGCTGGCCCTGACGCAGAGTCTGGGCGCGCGCCCGCTCAACACCGCGATCCATTTCGCCGGGCTCTGGATGGTGCGGTTCCTGCTGCTCACGCTCGCCGTCACGCCGGCCCGCAAGCTGTTCCGCTGGGCGCAGCTCATCCTTGTGCGGCGCATGCTGGGCGTCGCCGCCTTCGCCTATGGGCTGCTGCATCTGGCGCTCTATGTCGTGGACCAGAATCTCGATCTCGCCCGCGTCGTCAGCGAGATCTGGCTCCGGATCTATCTGACCATCGGCTTCGTCGCGCTGTTCGGGCTGATGCTGCTCGCCATCACCTCGACCGACGGCTGGGTGCGCCGGCTGGGTGGCAAGCGCTGGCAGGGGCTGCACCGGATCGTCTATCCGGTGGCGGTGCTGGGGCTGATCCACTTCTTCATGCAGTCGAAGCTCAACATCTTCGACGCCGCCCTGATGTCGGGCTTCTTCCTCTGGCTGATGGGCTACCGAATCTGGGATCGCTGGGGCGAGATCGGCAGCATCCCGTCGCTGCTCATGCTGGGCGTTCTGTCGGCACTGGCGACAGCCTTCGCCGAATATGGCTGGTATGCGGTGGCGACCCAGGTGCCGGCCATCAAGGTGCTGGCGGCCAATCTCGGCGTCGCGGCCGGCATCCGTCCGGCCTGGTGGGTGCTGATCGTCTCGCTCGGCGTGACCGCGCTGGTGGCCTTGCGCCGCGGCCTGATGAAAAAGGCCCAGCCCAAAACCAGCCCGAAGCTGGCGATGGACCGGGCCTCTTCCTGA
- a CDS encoding quinone oxidoreductase family protein, with protein MAMAIVAAKPGGPEVLEWRGIETRQPGPDEVLLRQTAVGVNFLDTYYRSGLYPWPPGEPLIPGGEAAGVVEAVGKDVKGLAIGDRVAYTTPLGAYREERVMKAERLVKLPPEVSDEVAAAIMLKGLTAHYLLHRTFAVRSGHYVLFHAAAGGVGLIAGQWLAALGAIAIGTVGTPEKAALARRHGYAHVINYKTEDFVARVAEITEGKGVHVVYDSVGKDTYRGSLKSLRRLGHFVSFGQSSGMITDFKLSDLASHGSLSATRPVLFDYISTPGELEQAADALFAEIVSSRIMVQVHQTFPLRDAAEAHRQVESRSTVGSTVLLP; from the coding sequence ATGGCGATGGCGATCGTGGCGGCGAAGCCCGGCGGACCGGAAGTCCTCGAATGGCGGGGGATCGAGACCAGGCAGCCGGGTCCCGACGAGGTCCTGCTGCGGCAGACCGCGGTCGGCGTGAACTTCCTCGACACCTATTATCGCAGCGGACTCTATCCCTGGCCGCCGGGCGAGCCTCTGATCCCGGGCGGGGAGGCGGCCGGCGTCGTCGAGGCGGTCGGCAAGGATGTGAAGGGCCTCGCCATCGGCGACCGCGTCGCCTACACCACGCCGCTCGGCGCCTATCGCGAAGAGCGGGTGATGAAGGCCGAACGGCTGGTGAAGCTGCCGCCCGAGGTCAGCGACGAGGTGGCGGCCGCCATCATGCTGAAGGGGCTCACCGCCCATTACCTCCTGCACCGCACCTTTGCCGTGCGGTCCGGCCACTATGTGCTGTTCCATGCCGCGGCCGGCGGCGTCGGGCTCATCGCCGGACAATGGCTGGCCGCGTTGGGCGCCATCGCCATCGGCACCGTGGGCACGCCCGAGAAGGCGGCTTTGGCCCGGCGCCACGGCTATGCCCATGTCATCAACTACAAGACCGAGGATTTCGTCGCGCGCGTGGCCGAGATCACCGAGGGGAAGGGCGTCCATGTCGTCTATGATTCGGTCGGCAAGGACACCTATCGCGGCTCGTTGAAATCCCTGCGCCGGCTCGGGCATTTCGTCAGCTTCGGCCAGTCCTCGGGCATGATCACAGACTTCAAGCTCTCGGATCTGGCGAGCCACGGCTCGCTCTCGGCGACGCGGCCGGTGCTGTTCGACTACATCTCGACCCCTGGCGAGCTCGAGCAGGCGGCCGACGCGCTCTTCGCCGAGATCGTCTCCAGCCGTATCATGGTGCAGGTCCATCAGACCTTCCCGCTGCGCGATGCGGCCGAGGCGCATCGCCAGGTCGAATCGCGCAGCACGGTCGGCTCGACGGTGCTGCTGCCTTAA
- a CDS encoding M81 family metallopeptidase, translating to MRLVIASMKHETNTFSPVPTPLARFGKTGEAPLEGKAAYQALKGTGAGVAAFIDLAERHGAEFEIAISAEAWPSGPVEDDAYEYICDRICKAVARGCDALLLDLHGAMVTRSREDGEGELLSRLRKLAPGLPIGVSLDMHTNFYPAIAENATVVAGYQTYPHIDTYETSMRAAKPIFALLKGEARPTMAWGNRPMLPHVMRQGSDDFPNKDLQAMTRRMEREGALCATLFTGFPHADISQAGLSAVVVTNNDLDLARRYRDELLDFAWANREAFVYRIEPLEQSLARAKAATEFPVVLLDHYDNCASGGTMDTMKVLGAILDSGLEDVAAFAIHDPDAVKTLIAAGVGATVTLKFGGKLDMPAINRKGEPREVTGTVKLISNGQFRNRGKAWHGMLMDMGPAVVLDTGKVEIVVITKHLEPFDLGCFTSLGIDPTAKKYLMLKSRIHYRAGFKPIARQIIECAGVGVCTSDYSMLNFKHVRRPIYPLDNLNDPHS from the coding sequence ATGCGCCTGGTCATCGCCAGCATGAAGCATGAGACCAACACCTTCTCGCCGGTGCCCACACCGCTGGCGCGGTTCGGCAAGACGGGCGAGGCGCCGCTGGAGGGGAAGGCCGCATACCAGGCGCTCAAAGGCACGGGGGCGGGCGTGGCCGCCTTCATCGATCTCGCCGAGCGGCATGGCGCCGAGTTCGAGATCGCGATCTCGGCCGAGGCCTGGCCCTCGGGGCCGGTCGAGGACGATGCCTACGAATATATCTGCGATCGGATCTGCAAGGCGGTGGCCAGGGGCTGCGACGCGCTGCTGCTCGATCTCCACGGCGCGATGGTGACGCGCTCGCGCGAGGATGGCGAAGGCGAGCTGCTGTCGCGCCTGCGCAAGTTGGCGCCCGGCCTGCCGATCGGCGTGTCGCTCGACATGCACACCAATTTCTATCCGGCGATCGCCGAGAACGCGACCGTGGTCGCGGGCTACCAGACCTATCCGCATATCGACACCTACGAGACCTCGATGCGGGCCGCGAAGCCGATCTTCGCGCTGCTCAAGGGCGAGGCCCGGCCCACCATGGCCTGGGGCAACCGGCCGATGCTGCCCCATGTGATGCGCCAGGGCAGCGACGATTTCCCCAACAAGGATCTGCAGGCCATGACACGCCGCATGGAGCGGGAAGGGGCGCTCTGCGCCACGCTCTTCACCGGCTTTCCCCATGCCGACATCTCGCAGGCCGGGCTCTCGGCCGTGGTGGTGACGAACAACGACCTCGATCTGGCCAGGCGCTACCGCGACGAGCTGCTGGACTTCGCCTGGGCCAACCGCGAGGCCTTCGTCTATCGCATCGAGCCCCTGGAGCAGTCGCTGGCGCGCGCCAAGGCGGCGACCGAGTTCCCGGTCGTGCTGCTCGATCACTACGACAATTGCGCCTCCGGCGGCACCATGGACACGATGAAGGTGCTGGGCGCCATCCTCGATTCAGGGCTGGAGGATGTCGCGGCCTTCGCCATCCATGATCCCGACGCGGTCAAGACCCTGATCGCCGCGGGGGTCGGCGCCACCGTCACGCTCAAGTTCGGCGGCAAGCTCGACATGCCGGCCATCAACCGCAAGGGCGAGCCACGGGAGGTGACCGGCACGGTCAAGCTCATCTCCAACGGCCAGTTCCGCAACCGCGGCAAGGCCTGGCACGGCATGCTGATGGATATGGGACCGGCCGTGGTGCTGGATACGGGCAAGGTCGAGATCGTGGTGATCACCAAGCATCTCGAGCCCTTCGATCTCGGCTGCTTCACCTCCCTCGGGATCGACCCGACGGCGAAGAAATACCTGATGCTGAAAAGCCGGATCCATTACCGCGCCGGCTTCAAGCCGATCGCCCGGCAGATCATCGAATGCGCCGGCGTCGGGGTCTGCACCTCCGACTACTCCATGCTGAACTTCAAGCATGTGCGCCGGCCGATCTATCCGCTGGACAACCTGAACGATCCGCATTCCTGA